The following nucleotide sequence is from Candidatus Rokuibacteriota bacterium.
AGGCAGGCCGCATGACGCAGGCCACGGAGCGTCCGGCGCCGTTGCTCGAGGTCCTGGAGCTGGCCCGGTACTTCCCGACGCGGAACGCCTTCGGCCGTCGCACCGGCTGGCTCCGGGCGGTGGACGGGGTGACCCTCGCGGTGTGGCCGGGGGAGACGCTCGGTCTCGTTGGCGAGAGCGGCTGCGGAAAGTCGACGCTGGGGAAGACCGTGATGGGAATCCACGCGCCGACGGCCGGCGAGATCCGCTTCCTGGGCCGGGAGATCGGCCGACTCCCGGCGCCCGAGCGCCGGAAGGTCGCCAAGGACCTCCAGTACGTCTACCAGGATCCCGGCGCGTCGCTCGACCCGCGCTGGAAGATCAAGAACTCCCTGCACGAGCCGCTGAAGATTCACACCACCTTCTCGCGGGCCGAGCGCGCGGAGCAGGTGCAGGCGATCCTGCGGGCCGTGGGCCTGCCCGACGCCCACCTCGATCTCTACCCGCACGAGCTGTCCGGGGGCCAGCAGC
It contains:
- a CDS encoding ATP-binding cassette domain-containing protein; its protein translation is MTQATERPAPLLEVLELARYFPTRNAFGRRTGWLRAVDGVTLAVWPGETLGLVGESGCGKSTLGKTVMGIHAPTAGEIRFLGREIGRLPAPERRKVAKDLQYVYQDPGASLDPRWKIKNSLHEPLKIHTTFSRAERAEQVQAILRAVGLPDAHLDLYPHELSGGQQRRVALARILTLKPRLIILDEPTSGLDVSVQASVLKLFRRLQETFALTYLFISHDLAVVQAMCRRVAVMYLGKIVELGEAAGVFEAPRHPYTQSLLAAVPRIGGRRVTLEFSLEGEPPNPRDVPSGCRFRTRCPVAKDVCAAEEPPLRSVGGQLVACHFA